In Molothrus aeneus isolate 106 chromosome 4, BPBGC_Maene_1.0, whole genome shotgun sequence, the following are encoded in one genomic region:
- the EPGN gene encoding epigen isoform X3 yields the protein MVFGMLIYILLKAMGALSEESTITASSLSTDLRINWTKNNAEVDYSEQPKLLKLMQTCLEEHHSYCINGLCAFHSELRKPICKCLAGYNGERCEHLTLNSYAHNSYERYIAVGIGIGILTSGILAIIYCYVRKRCRKLQSPYKVCVGETTL from the exons ATGGTGTTTGGAATGCTAATCTATATTTTGCTGAAAG CAATGGGGGCACTGAGTGAAGAGTCCACTATTACTGCTTCATCCCTCAGCACAGACTTACGGATTAATTGGACAAAAAACAACGCTGAAg TAGATTATTCAGAGCAGCCAAAGCTCTTGAAGCTGATGCAGACCTGCCTTGAGGAGCACCACAGCTATTGTATCAATGGGCTCTGCGCCTTCCACAGTGAGCTGAGGAAACCCATATGCAA GTGCCTTGCAGGTTATAATGGAGAGAGGTGTGAACATTTAACACTAAATTCATATGCACATAATTCTTATGAGCGCTACATTGCTGTGGGGATTGGGATTGGAATACTGACCAGTGGAATACTCGCCATCATCTACTGCTATGTTAGAAAGAG ATGCAGGAAACTGCAATCCCCCTACAAGGTGTGTGTGGGTGAGACGACGCTGTGA
- the EPGN gene encoding epigen isoform X4: MVFGMLIYILLKAMGALSEESTITASSLSTDLRINWTKNNAEDYSEQPKLLKLMQTCLEEHHSYCINGLCAFHSELRKPICKCLAGYNGERCEHLTLNSYAHNSYERYIAVGIGIGILTSGILAIIYCYVRKRCRKLQSPYKVCVGETTL, from the exons ATGGTGTTTGGAATGCTAATCTATATTTTGCTGAAAG CAATGGGGGCACTGAGTGAAGAGTCCACTATTACTGCTTCATCCCTCAGCACAGACTTACGGATTAATTGGACAAAAAACAACGCTGAAg ATTATTCAGAGCAGCCAAAGCTCTTGAAGCTGATGCAGACCTGCCTTGAGGAGCACCACAGCTATTGTATCAATGGGCTCTGCGCCTTCCACAGTGAGCTGAGGAAACCCATATGCAA GTGCCTTGCAGGTTATAATGGAGAGAGGTGTGAACATTTAACACTAAATTCATATGCACATAATTCTTATGAGCGCTACATTGCTGTGGGGATTGGGATTGGAATACTGACCAGTGGAATACTCGCCATCATCTACTGCTATGTTAGAAAGAG ATGCAGGAAACTGCAATCCCCCTACAAGGTGTGTGTGGGTGAGACGACGCTGTGA
- the EPGN gene encoding epigen isoform X1: MVFGMLIYILLKVSIYLHYTAMGALSEESTITASSLSTDLRINWTKNNAEVDYSEQPKLLKLMQTCLEEHHSYCINGLCAFHSELRKPICKCLAGYNGERCEHLTLNSYAHNSYERYIAVGIGIGILTSGILAIIYCYVRKRCRKLQSPYKVCVGETTL; this comes from the exons ATGGTGTTTGGAATGCTAATCTATATTTTGCTGAAAG TAAGCATCTATTTGCATTACACAGCAATGGGGGCACTGAGTGAAGAGTCCACTATTACTGCTTCATCCCTCAGCACAGACTTACGGATTAATTGGACAAAAAACAACGCTGAAg TAGATTATTCAGAGCAGCCAAAGCTCTTGAAGCTGATGCAGACCTGCCTTGAGGAGCACCACAGCTATTGTATCAATGGGCTCTGCGCCTTCCACAGTGAGCTGAGGAAACCCATATGCAA GTGCCTTGCAGGTTATAATGGAGAGAGGTGTGAACATTTAACACTAAATTCATATGCACATAATTCTTATGAGCGCTACATTGCTGTGGGGATTGGGATTGGAATACTGACCAGTGGAATACTCGCCATCATCTACTGCTATGTTAGAAAGAG ATGCAGGAAACTGCAATCCCCCTACAAGGTGTGTGTGGGTGAGACGACGCTGTGA
- the EPGN gene encoding epigen isoform X2 has product MVFGMLIYILLKVSIYLHYTAMGALSEESTITASSLSTDLRINWTKNNAEDYSEQPKLLKLMQTCLEEHHSYCINGLCAFHSELRKPICKCLAGYNGERCEHLTLNSYAHNSYERYIAVGIGIGILTSGILAIIYCYVRKRCRKLQSPYKVCVGETTL; this is encoded by the exons ATGGTGTTTGGAATGCTAATCTATATTTTGCTGAAAG TAAGCATCTATTTGCATTACACAGCAATGGGGGCACTGAGTGAAGAGTCCACTATTACTGCTTCATCCCTCAGCACAGACTTACGGATTAATTGGACAAAAAACAACGCTGAAg ATTATTCAGAGCAGCCAAAGCTCTTGAAGCTGATGCAGACCTGCCTTGAGGAGCACCACAGCTATTGTATCAATGGGCTCTGCGCCTTCCACAGTGAGCTGAGGAAACCCATATGCAA GTGCCTTGCAGGTTATAATGGAGAGAGGTGTGAACATTTAACACTAAATTCATATGCACATAATTCTTATGAGCGCTACATTGCTGTGGGGATTGGGATTGGAATACTGACCAGTGGAATACTCGCCATCATCTACTGCTATGTTAGAAAGAG ATGCAGGAAACTGCAATCCCCCTACAAGGTGTGTGTGGGTGAGACGACGCTGTGA